The Oscillospiraceae bacterium genome includes the window GGCGGGATGTCAGGTAATATTTCCGAAGATTTTTGCATTATTTTATCCGGACCACCGCGAAATCTTGACAGGGAGAGAGAAGAATGGTACGCTAGCTACAGAAACAGAAATCCCAAATTTTTGAAGGAGGTCATATTCTATGTCACTCATCAACAGGGAAATCGGCGATTTTTCGGTACAGGCATTCCACCGGGGCGCGTTCAAGACCATCACCAAGGCGGACGTACTGGGCAAGTGGGCCGTGTTTTTCTTCTATCCGGCCGACTTCACCTTCGTTTGCCCCACCGAGCTCGAAGATCTCGCGAACAAGTATGAGGAATTCCAGAAAATCGGCTGCGAGATCCATTCCGTCTCCTGCGACACGCATTTTGTACACAAGGCCTGGCACGACACATCCAAGACCATCCAGAAGATTGACTACCCGATGCTGGCCGACCCGACCGGGCAGCTGGCGCGGAATTTTGAGGTATTGATCGAGGAGGCGGGCCTTGCCGAGCGCGGCAGCTTTATCGTGAATCCGGAGGGTAAGGTCGTCGCCTACGAGGTCATCGCGGGTAACGTCGGCCGCAATGCGGACGAGTTGTTCCGTCGGGTGCAGGCCTCCCAGTTTGTGGCCGAGCACGACGATCAGGTCTGTCCGGCCAAGTGGCAGCCCGGCGCGAAGACCCTCAAACCGAGTCTGGACCTCGTAGGGCTGCTTTGATGGATGACAATTTTTACGATGTGATCGTCGTTGGCGGCGGACCGGCGGGTCTGACCGCTGCGCTCTACCTGGCCCGAGCGCGGTATCGGGTGCTTGTGGTGGAGAAGGAGCGTTTCGGCGGGCAGATCACGATCACGTCGGAGGTGGTCAATTATCCGGGTGTCGAGCGCGGCAGCGGCGAGGAGATCACACTGGCCATGCGCCGGCAGGCGCAACGCTTCGGAGCGGAGTTTCTGCTCGCCGAGGCCGAGGGGTTCTCATTGGACGGGCCGGTCAAGACGGTCCGCACCTCGCGCGGCGCGCGGGAGGCGTTCGGTGTGGTCCTTGCCACTGGCGCGCACCCGCGCATGGTGGGTTTTCAGGGCGAAGCGGAGTTCAAAGGGCGCGGGGTAGCCTATTGCGCCACCTGCGACGGGGAATTTTTCACCGGTCTCGACGTCTTTGTCGTCGGCGGCGGGTTTGCGGCGGCGGAGGAGTCGGTCTTTCTCACCAAGTACGCGCGCAAGGTGACCGTGTTGGTGCGGGAGGCGGATTTCACCTGCGCCAAGGCGACCGCCGATGCGGTCAAGGAAAACGAGAACATCGAGGTCCGCTATCGAACCGTTGTGGAGGAAGTCTTTGGGGACACGGCGCTGCGCCGCGCCCGGATGAAAAACCTGGACACGGGCAAAGTATGGGAGTACAGCCCGCCTGCGGGGGAGACCTTCGGTCTGTTTGTGTTCGCCGGGTACGAGCCGGCCACCGCGCTGGTAAAGGGCGTCGTGACGTTGGATGAACGCGGTTATATCACTACCGATGCGAACCGCAAGACCAATTTGGAGGGCGTATACGCCGCGGGCGACGTCTGCGTCAAAAACTTGCGGCAAATGGTGACGGCCACCGGGGACGGCGCGGTCGCGGCCACCGAGTTGGAGCGCTATGTGGCTCGTCTGCAAAAAGAGACAGGCCGCGTACCCCGCCAGCCGGTCTCGCGTGTGGCGCCGGCGCGCGGCGCGGCTGAGCCGGCGGCGGACACGGTGTCGGAGAGCTTCTTCACACCGGAGGTCGTCGCCCAGCTCGCCGGGGTGTTCGAGCGGATGGAGCGGCCGCTTCTCCTGCGGGCCGCGCTGGACGATCGCCCCGTGTCGGAGGAACTGCGCGGCTTTTTACAGGAACTGACCGGGCTGACGGACAAGCTCTCCCTCGCGGCCGCGGAAGAAGCGGAACCGCCCGTTGTAAGAATCTGCCAGTCTGACGGTACAGACACCGGTCTTGCCTTCCACGGTGTGCCGGGCGGGCACGAATTCAACTCTTTTGTCGTCGGTCTTTACAATGCGGCGGGGCCGGGGCAGGCGCTTGAGGCGGACACACTGGCACGGATCCGCGCCCTGCGCCGTCCGGTGCATATGCGGATCCTCGTCTCTCTCTCCTGTACCATGTGTCCCGAACTCGTCATGGCGGCGCAGCGCATTGCTGCGGAGAACCCGCAGGTTGCCGCCGAGGTTTACGACATCAACCACTTCTCCGCGCTAAAGGACGAATACAAGGTCATGAGTGTCCCTTGTCTTGTGCTGGACGGCGGTACGGTCTCTTTTGGGAAAAAGACGGTGGCACAGCTTTTGGATCTATTGGGTGCGTAATGCCTAAACGACACAGGGGGCTGCGGACAGTTTTGTCCGCAGCCCCCTGTGTAAAGATAAGTTTACAGGCTACTGTATGCAGGGCGCACATGTCCAACAACGCCCCCGGCGCACTCCCAAAAGGGAACACGCCGAGGGGTTCTTGCCACGACTTTCTCAAATGTGGCGTATTCCTTGCTGCGGTTGAACTTTCCAGAATGTTTCACGATTAAGTCCACAGGCATACGAAAACTACCGCTGTACAGGAATCCTGTTATGGCGACTTCGGTGTCTAACGGATTTGTGTCGCTGTCCGGCACAATGACATAAATGTCAAGGTCGCTGTCCTTGTGCGGCGTTCCGTTGACATATGAGCCGAACAAATAAATCGCCTCTGTATCAGGTGCGGCGCGTAACACCGCGTCTTTGATGGCGTTTAATTTTGCCTGTACTTCGGGTGTTTCATACGGGTGCATATGTGGACCTCCATGTTGGTTTCAGAACAAGTCCGCGGAGAGATGTGGCGGGACGTCGGGGACGCCGCCCCGTACGAGGACGGGGGTATACGTGTCCGTGTAGTGCACGGGTTCGATGGTGCACAACAATTCCGCGCGGTCATTTACGCATTAAAACCATTTGCTACTTGCTATACGCATAATAGCATAAAATTATGTGCCGTGTCAATACCATACACTTAAAATTTGCTTAATAGGTTCGCCCTACAAGTAGGATGTGCCTCGATTGCGGCCGTCACTCATTTTTCCTTTTTTGCAATGTCAATTGAAATGGATATGGAGACGATGGATAATAAAACAGCAAGCATACAAAATGCAACTGCAAACTGCAGCCTGTCCAACGATAGCTGGATCAATTTCCGATATCCGAAACCAAATACAAAGAGGAAAATTGATGCAATTACAATGGGTGCGGAGGTTCGCCCCTGAATCACTCCCTGCTTGTATATAAACGGAATCTGTAATGTCAATAAAATCAAAACACAAGCACAACCCACAACAATGCCTATAACAATTTCGCCAATATTCATGCTGGCTTTAAGAAGAAAAAACGAAGCAACTTGTGCGATTACAGTACTTATGATAATCCCTGCACTGCCCACGAAGAAAATTGACAAATAGCGAGCAATAATTATATTGTTTAGAGGGACAGGCAACATGGTGTATGTGTTTTTCGACGATTCATTTTGATTGAGAACCTTAAATGGCAATGGAACGATCCTCACTGAGAACATAACAGAAGCGAATAAAACACCGTAAATCAATGATCGCCCGCTGGTCGGCTCGTCGAAGATCAGCAGTTTCGCGCCGTGAGAAAACGCGCAAGCCAACATCAACTTCATCTGCATACCACGCGACAGATCCCTCACTTTTTGGCGGAGCGGCAGGGTAAAGCGGCGCGCCATATCCACAAAGACGTCGTGTTTCCAGTCGTCATAGAAGATAGACACCGCTTTTTCAGTGTCGCGTACCGTCCATGTGTCCACATAGATACTGCTATCAAATACAACGCCAACCGCTTGCTTAATGGCATGTTCATTTTGGATATTGTCTTGGCCGAACATCAAGATTTCGCCGCTGTCCCGTGTAAACATATTGAGGATCAGTTGAATGGTCGTTGTTTTGCCCGCACCATTCGGGCCGACAAGTCCCATGATGTAGCCTTTCGGCAAAGAAAAACTGATATTGTTCAGCAAAAAGCCGGGAAATTGCTTGCAAACGCCTCTGAGTTCCAACATCTCATTCACCATTTGACACCTCCAGTAAAAGCCGCAGCAGACTGACGATTTCCTCTTCCGACAGGCGAGCTCTCTGCGCCGCCTGGATCGCGTCGGTAAGGCATTGTTCGACTTCGCGCACAAGCTGCTCGTGGATGAGCATGGAGCCGCTGGGCATCACAAAAAACCCCTTGCCCTGACGGCTGGTGATAAATCCCTCTTGCTCCAGTTCGTTATAAGCCCGGGTTGTGGTCAGCACACTGATTTTCAAATCTTTCGCCAACCCCCGGAGCGACGGGAGCATCTCGTCCGCCGGCAGTTCACCCGATAGAATCTGCGCCTTCACTTGCTCCTTGATCTGTTCGTAGATCGGCAGAGGAGAGCAGTTCGATATGATTACGTGCAATCTACCACCTCCGCGAACTGTTATATAATAAACATATACAGTATATACTCAAGTGGCAGTCCTGTCAAGTCACTTTTGCAGCATTGTAAAAATGTGACAAATTTAACAGATAAATGGCGCCCAAAATGCACACCTAAATGCTGAGTCGTGATACACTCGTTTGCGACGCAAAGTGACGCGATCGGAGAGGAACATACAAATTTTTACATATATTGACGTCACGGCTTTTTAGGAGTATAATAATGGTAATTCACTGAATTGCCGTTCATGTGGACGGTCGCCATTATGGGCTACAGGGGCGTCGTTTCCCCGACGCTCCGAAAAAAGGAGGAACAGCGACTGTGAAACAAACAGGGAAAACGCCGGCCGCGTGCGCGCTCGCGGTATTTCTGCTCTTGTCGCAGATGATTCTCCCCGCGGAGGCTGCGCCGGACGCCAACGACTACACGGCTGTGCTGCGTTACGACGACAAGATCCAGATTCTCTACAGTCACCGGGCAGGCGCCGGGCTGGACGACTGGTGGACAGGCCGGGGAGACATTCCGCTGGGCGGCGTCGAGCTGAATGGCCAGACAGTCATCGGGCAGATTTACTGCGTGGATGCGGCAGTACCGTTCCATTCCTACGCCACGGGTACGGTCAATACAGACGCCGGCGGGTCGTCCAGGTATGAGAGCGGGTACACCACCGACAGAGTGCCCGGTTATGTGTCAGCCTCGCCGGAACAGATCCCGAACGCCCTCAAGGTACACTGGAACGAGCTCTTGTGGCTGGTGGTCAACGGGTACGCCGGTACGTCGGAAAGCGTGGCGGCTTTGAACAGCAGGTTTGACGACCTGGCGGACAGCTTGGGGCCGCTGACGGGCATCAAAATGGAAACGGCGGTCATGGCGACGAAGGCGGCCATCTGGCACTATACAAACCCGGACGTTGTGTATTTCAGCACAAGTTTCCTCGATGCCAGCGGCGGCAATCCTCTCAGCGCGAAAGGGATCCAGCACAGGCAGTTTGCGGCCCTGATGGCTCGGCTCATCGCAGCGGCGGACGCCTACGCCGCGAATCCCACCCCCCTCAATGACACGCGCCTGGAGATTGCCATTGAGGGAGCGTTGGATGAGGGAACGGCAGTGAACGGAACTACCTATTACGGCCCGTTCACCGTGTCGGGGGCCGCGCTGCAAGACGACGACAAGATCTTTCTGGATCTGAGCGGCGGCATCGACGCGGCCGGCATCGGAATTACAAGCGGTCTCGACAATACGTGGGTGAGGAACGACACCCTGTATGGGAGCAGCGACGAGGGCCCCTACGTGGTCCGCGGCGAGCCGTTTTATCTGCGTGTGCCGGCGGGGTACTCCCTGGCAGGACTGGTTCTCCACGCGTTCGCGCGGACGGAAGCCACAGTGACGAACATGCCGATGGTCCTGGTACATCAGGGTTCCGATGGGGTGCAGGACTGGCAGACGGTACAGGCGTTCATTGGCCTGGCCCACGGTGTGACGGCCAGCGTCTACGGCGAGGCATTGCGCCCTCTGCAGGACGTCGACCACGGCACGCTGACGATCTTAAAAACAGTGGAAGGGATCGAGAGCACGGGGCCGTTTGTCTTCCGACTGACTGACGGCCGCGGCAATCCCGTGAATTTGGGTGCCCTGACGGGGATCGATCCGAACCAGATCCACAATGCCGGAGAGGGGCTCTTCACCCTGTCCGCCGGTTTGCCCCTCGCCATCGGAGGCCTCCGCCTGAGCGAGTACCAGGTGACGGAGGTTGGGGTGACCAACACGGTTTTGTATCAGAACACAGAGGGCGGTGTATTCACGCTCGGACGGACGGCGCCCGTACTGCTGACGCAGGCGGGGACCTCGCAGTCGGTGACTTTCTCCAATGTCCCCAACGCGCCGTCCGTCTCGATCCGCAAGCGGAGCGGGGCGCCTGGGAACCCGTTGATCGAGGGCGCCGAATTCTCGCTTCGCCGGGAGGGCGGCGATTACGATTCCGGCTCTGTTCGGACAAACGCCCAAGGGGGTATCACATTTGCCGGGCTGCCGAGTTACCCGCAGTTTGTGGGGACCTATTACCTGACGGAGGAATCTGTGCCGGACAGCCGGCATGATCTCCTGACCGCGCCGGTCGCGCTGGAGATCGCGCCGGACGGGCGGATCACGGACATCGTGCCGGCCGAGGCCGACAAAGCCCTGGTGAGTGCGGAGGGTTTGGGGACAGACGCCGTCACGGTCACGATTACTGACGTGTATCATCAGCCGCCTTCCACCGTGCGTATTCACGGGCGCAAGGACGTCCGCGGCGTGAGCAACACCGAGGAGCAGTTTGGTTTCTCGCTCACACAGGTGGCCGATCTTCAGGGGACGCCGCTGGACGGGCCGCCGCTGTTTGACGAAAGAAAGGCGCAGACCCGCGAGACACTCACCGCCGGCGTACCCCAGACCTTCGTCTTCGAGGAGCTCGTCTTCCCGGAGGGTGCGTCGGGCGCTTACTACTTCAAACTCACCGAAGACGTTGGCTCCGCCTCGGATTGGGTCTACGACAGCACCTCCTATGTGGCGCGGGTGGATGTGGATCCCACTACAGGCCTCGCGGCGGTCAGTTGGCCGGGGACAGACTTCTCAAGCGACGTACCGCCGGTGTTTGTCAATGTCTATCGCCCTCAATATTCCATAATTTTCCATGGACGAAAGTCTATCAGCGGCGTGAGCAGCACGAGCCAGCGGTTTGGGTTTGCGCTCGATCAGGTGCGCGACGACGCGGGAACGCCGATGGGTCCGAACGATCGGTTGACAGCGACCCTCAAAGCCGCGACGGTGGGGACGATCGCCGCCGGCACGCCGCAAATGTTCACCTTCCCCGCGATCGAAAATGTCACCGCGGGCACCTACTATTTCAAGCTCACCGAGGATGT containing:
- a CDS encoding nucleotidyltransferase domain-containing protein, with product MHPYETPEVQAKLNAIKDAVLRAAPDTEAIYLFGSYVNGTPHKDSDLDIYVIVPDSDTNPLDTEVAITGFLYSGSFRMPVDLIVKHSGKFNRSKEYATFEKVVARTPRRVPFWECAGGVVGHVRPAYSSL
- a CDS encoding GntR family transcriptional regulator; translated protein: MHVIISNCSPLPIYEQIKEQVKAQILSGELPADEMLPSLRGLAKDLKISVLTTTRAYNELEQEGFITSRQGKGFFVMPSGSMLIHEQLVREVEQCLTDAIQAAQRARLSEEEIVSLLRLLLEVSNGE
- the ahpC gene encoding peroxiredoxin, which translates into the protein MSLINREIGDFSVQAFHRGAFKTITKADVLGKWAVFFFYPADFTFVCPTELEDLANKYEEFQKIGCEIHSVSCDTHFVHKAWHDTSKTIQKIDYPMLADPTGQLARNFEVLIEEAGLAERGSFIVNPEGKVVAYEVIAGNVGRNADELFRRVQASQFVAEHDDQVCPAKWQPGAKTLKPSLDLVGLL
- a CDS encoding ATP-binding cassette domain-containing protein, with translation MLELRGVCKQFPGFLLNNISFSLPKGYIMGLVGPNGAGKTTTIQLILNMFTRDSGEILMFGQDNIQNEHAIKQAVGVVFDSSIYVDTWTVRDTEKAVSIFYDDWKHDVFVDMARRFTLPLRQKVRDLSRGMQMKLMLACAFSHGAKLLIFDEPTSGRSLIYGVLFASVMFSVRIVPLPFKVLNQNESSKNTYTMLPVPLNNIIIARYLSIFFVGSAGIIISTVIAQVASFFLLKASMNIGEIVIGIVVGCACVLILLTLQIPFIYKQGVIQGRTSAPIVIASIFLFVFGFGYRKLIQLSLDRLQFAVAFCMLAVLLSIVSISISIDIAKKEK
- a CDS encoding Cys-Gln thioester bond-forming surface protein, with amino-acid sequence MKQTGKTPAACALAVFLLLSQMILPAEAAPDANDYTAVLRYDDKIQILYSHRAGAGLDDWWTGRGDIPLGGVELNGQTVIGQIYCVDAAVPFHSYATGTVNTDAGGSSRYESGYTTDRVPGYVSASPEQIPNALKVHWNELLWLVVNGYAGTSESVAALNSRFDDLADSLGPLTGIKMETAVMATKAAIWHYTNPDVVYFSTSFLDASGGNPLSAKGIQHRQFAALMARLIAAADAYAANPTPLNDTRLEIAIEGALDEGTAVNGTTYYGPFTVSGAALQDDDKIFLDLSGGIDAAGIGITSGLDNTWVRNDTLYGSSDEGPYVVRGEPFYLRVPAGYSLAGLVLHAFARTEATVTNMPMVLVHQGSDGVQDWQTVQAFIGLAHGVTASVYGEALRPLQDVDHGTLTILKTVEGIESTGPFVFRLTDGRGNPVNLGALTGIDPNQIHNAGEGLFTLSAGLPLAIGGLRLSEYQVTEVGVTNTVLYQNTEGGVFTLGRTAPVLLTQAGTSQSVTFSNVPNAPSVSIRKRSGAPGNPLIEGAEFSLRREGGDYDSGSVRTNAQGGITFAGLPSYPQFVGTYYLTEESVPDSRHDLLTAPVALEIAPDGRITDIVPAEADKALVSAEGLGTDAVTVTITDVYHQPPSTVRIHGRKDVRGVSNTEEQFGFSLTQVADLQGTPLDGPPLFDERKAQTRETLTAGVPQTFVFEELVFPEGASGAYYFKLTEDVGSASDWVYDSTSYVARVDVDPTTGLAAVSWPGTDFSSDVPPVFVNVYRPQYSIIFHGRKSISGVSSTSQRFGFALDQVRDDAGTPMGPNDRLTATLKAATVGTIAAGTPQMFTFPAIENVTAGTYYFKLTEDVGDVSGWIYDSAVHIARVTVNAGGGVGIDWLDARYSENVPPLFNNIYRPLYSVEIQGRKNVSHDTQEVFNFTLTQVRDTAGTPLGPSDLRLIATRRASTAGAIAADVPQTFTFPVIENLVSGVYYLKLTEEPGATARWTYDSTAYVARVLVSAEGAVEIAWIDRPDVSAAAPPLFRNIYSPPSGPSGDTSRTPSPPPTAQTTPPPDEPGAPGEPGESGGVPPSPHDAGDGVPPGYGDEDGAPPSGDGGAASPPAGRATGMPYTGGANVAGGLLVLGVLLTGGGGVLALLGRRRGRQDRRAEPTSTHE
- a CDS encoding FAD-dependent oxidoreductase translates to MDDNFYDVIVVGGGPAGLTAALYLARARYRVLVVEKERFGGQITITSEVVNYPGVERGSGEEITLAMRRQAQRFGAEFLLAEAEGFSLDGPVKTVRTSRGAREAFGVVLATGAHPRMVGFQGEAEFKGRGVAYCATCDGEFFTGLDVFVVGGGFAAAEESVFLTKYARKVTVLVREADFTCAKATADAVKENENIEVRYRTVVEEVFGDTALRRARMKNLDTGKVWEYSPPAGETFGLFVFAGYEPATALVKGVVTLDERGYITTDANRKTNLEGVYAAGDVCVKNLRQMVTATGDGAVAATELERYVARLQKETGRVPRQPVSRVAPARGAAEPAADTVSESFFTPEVVAQLAGVFERMERPLLLRAALDDRPVSEELRGFLQELTGLTDKLSLAAAEEAEPPVVRICQSDGTDTGLAFHGVPGGHEFNSFVVGLYNAAGPGQALEADTLARIRALRRPVHMRILVSLSCTMCPELVMAAQRIAAENPQVAAEVYDINHFSALKDEYKVMSVPCLVLDGGTVSFGKKTVAQLLDLLGA